A window of the Haloarcula rubripromontorii genome harbors these coding sequences:
- a CDS encoding RNB domain-containing ribonuclease — protein sequence MTTEDAQAAAGTAEGQGPVEIDPEMARHLENKREELFEKFGIPDEFPPEVLEEAKERTQDVQAEIEDEVDERRDLREMTTWTTDPIDAQDFDDAISIEEREDEIVLWVHIADVTHYVNPDTKMWEQAVERGNTVYLPAYTVHMLPPVLAETVCSLVPNEDRLAHTVEMHLDKENLGYEEINIYKSVIRSDARLTYTEAERLLDEPETAEDVLEDQSVDLAEKTERVWELADRMHEQRKEEGSLVLNPARDRAHTIIEECMLKANKAVTHELMWNRGVEAMYRVHPQPSPDEWDEALVEIQELDGVSIPGDAWDDPRKAVNATLEQAPGRQLDKIQWAVMKVMPRAKYMNDPFGGHHALNFEIYGHFTSPIRRLSDLINHWIVYTNDVPEDLVALCDRASDRQKDAEQCEREYKNFLQEVGLDPSAVNNRGIEVVENPDDGDEDEDADADTADAAVEE from the coding sequence ATGACTACAGAGGACGCGCAGGCGGCCGCCGGGACCGCCGAAGGGCAGGGCCCGGTCGAGATCGACCCGGAGATGGCACGACATCTGGAGAACAAGCGCGAGGAACTGTTCGAGAAGTTCGGCATCCCCGACGAGTTTCCGCCAGAGGTACTTGAGGAAGCCAAGGAGCGTACGCAGGACGTGCAAGCTGAAATCGAGGACGAGGTCGACGAGCGCCGGGACCTCCGGGAGATGACGACCTGGACGACGGACCCCATCGACGCCCAGGACTTCGACGACGCCATCTCCATCGAGGAGCGTGAGGACGAAATCGTCCTCTGGGTCCACATCGCCGACGTGACCCACTACGTCAACCCTGACACGAAGATGTGGGAGCAGGCCGTCGAGCGCGGGAACACCGTCTACCTGCCAGCCTACACCGTCCACATGCTGCCGCCCGTCCTCGCCGAGACCGTCTGTTCGCTGGTCCCCAACGAGGACCGACTGGCGCATACCGTCGAGATGCACCTCGACAAGGAGAACCTCGGCTACGAGGAGATCAACATCTACAAGTCGGTCATCCGGAGCGACGCCCGGCTGACCTATACCGAGGCCGAGCGACTGCTCGACGAGCCGGAGACCGCGGAAGACGTCCTCGAAGACCAGAGCGTCGACCTCGCGGAGAAGACCGAGCGCGTCTGGGAACTGGCCGACCGGATGCACGAGCAGCGCAAGGAGGAGGGGTCGCTCGTCCTCAACCCCGCGCGGGACCGCGCCCACACCATCATCGAGGAGTGCATGCTGAAGGCGAACAAGGCCGTCACGCACGAACTGATGTGGAACCGCGGCGTCGAGGCGATGTATCGGGTCCACCCCCAGCCCAGCCCCGACGAGTGGGACGAGGCGCTGGTCGAGATTCAGGAACTGGACGGCGTCTCCATCCCCGGCGACGCCTGGGACGACCCCCGCAAGGCCGTCAACGCCACGCTCGAACAGGCCCCCGGTCGCCAGCTCGATAAGATTCAGTGGGCTGTGATGAAGGTGATGCCCCGCGCGAAGTACATGAACGACCCCTTCGGCGGCCACCACGCCCTGAACTTCGAGATTTACGGCCACTTCACCTCGCCCATCCGGCGGCTCTCGGACCTCATCAACCACTGGATCGTCTACACCAACGACGTGCCCGAGGACCTCGTGGCGCTGTGTGACCGCGCCAGCGACCGCCAGAAGGACGCCGAGCAGTGCGAGCGCGAGTACAAGAACTTCCTGCAGGAGGTCGGTCTCGATCCGTCCGCAGTCAACAACCGCGGCATCGAAGTGGTGGAGAATCCTGACGA
- a CDS encoding DUF7562 family protein, which yields MFGSRNSRGESVTCIACGESILRSEAREYDKHGDRWDRRDKTFEHLCKACFAELCQQPRDGLETTLDAAGAGEADQETFLKRFRELSESDARRE from the coding sequence ATGTTCGGGTCCCGGAATTCCCGGGGAGAGTCAGTCACCTGCATCGCGTGTGGGGAGTCCATCTTACGATCCGAGGCCCGCGAGTACGACAAACACGGCGACCGATGGGACCGGCGTGACAAGACGTTCGAACACCTCTGTAAAGCCTGTTTTGCCGAGCTGTGCCAGCAACCACGGGATGGCCTCGAAACGACGCTCGATGCCGCCGGAGCGGGCGAGGCCGATCAAGAGACGTTCCTGAAACGGTTCCGGGAACTCTCAGAGAGCGACGCTCGCAGGGAATGA
- a CDS encoding bacterio-opsin activator domain-containing protein, whose translation MKPPETLAHSTLDTLPINIAVLDDEGTILFTNRAWREFAGDEDGEMEGTNYFTTTDVDADEYAGQAVGGIESVIDGEQDLFTMEYPCHSPEEKQWFLMRVAPLPDDEAGSAVVAHIDITQRKLAELAAERRSEELKAERQNLKQLVDRVDGLLKAVMGDVLTVDSREAIQQTVCDRLAEVDSYQFAWVSELDLRDETLSSTALSADHPTTLSIPLDADDPVAEAARTEEMQVVTGDIDDQHSRLADSDVASVAAVPLVSGESLYGVLTVYADSDDVFDPREQAVLGTIGRATAAAIDARETSRLLTADNVTELELRVTDPEVFYIDVASELGCSMEYGGSVPDGEETVMFFLVETDDPSAVCAVAADHPQVSGVSHVSTADDAALFEFTVSDPPVVSVVADRGAQTGDILVEPGQATVTVALPASMETRSVVEQVRDRYPETELLSVRERDEPPVSRQAFIANVEDRLTNRQLTALRKGFLGGFFDWPRDVSGEQLAESMDICPSTFHQHLRAGERKLLEEVFENW comes from the coding sequence ATGAAGCCACCAGAGACACTCGCTCACTCGACGTTGGACACGCTACCCATCAATATCGCTGTCCTCGACGACGAGGGAACGATCCTGTTCACCAACCGCGCCTGGCGGGAGTTCGCGGGCGACGAGGACGGAGAGATGGAGGGGACGAACTACTTCACGACAACTGATGTCGACGCGGACGAATACGCCGGACAGGCAGTCGGCGGCATCGAATCGGTCATCGACGGTGAGCAGGACCTGTTCACGATGGAGTATCCGTGTCATTCTCCAGAGGAGAAACAGTGGTTTCTGATGCGGGTCGCACCGTTACCCGACGACGAGGCCGGGAGCGCAGTCGTCGCACACATCGATATCACCCAGCGGAAGCTCGCCGAGCTGGCGGCCGAGCGACGGAGCGAGGAGCTCAAAGCCGAACGACAGAACCTCAAACAGCTCGTCGACCGGGTCGACGGGCTGTTGAAAGCAGTGATGGGCGACGTACTGACCGTCGACTCGCGCGAGGCCATCCAGCAGACCGTCTGTGACCGGCTGGCCGAAGTCGACTCCTACCAGTTCGCCTGGGTGTCCGAACTCGATCTGCGCGATGAGACGCTGTCGTCGACGGCGCTCTCCGCGGACCACCCGACAACGCTGTCTATCCCGCTGGACGCCGACGACCCGGTCGCGGAGGCGGCCCGGACTGAGGAGATGCAGGTGGTGACCGGCGACATCGACGACCAGCACAGCCGCCTCGCCGACTCGGACGTGGCATCGGTCGCGGCAGTCCCGCTCGTCTCCGGCGAGTCGCTGTACGGCGTCCTCACTGTCTACGCTGACAGCGACGACGTGTTCGACCCCCGAGAGCAGGCCGTACTGGGGACCATCGGCCGGGCGACCGCGGCGGCCATCGACGCCCGTGAGACCAGCCGACTGTTGACCGCCGACAACGTCACCGAACTCGAACTGCGGGTCACCGACCCTGAGGTGTTCTACATCGACGTGGCGAGCGAACTCGGCTGTTCGATGGAGTACGGCGGGAGCGTCCCCGACGGCGAGGAGACGGTGATGTTCTTCCTCGTCGAGACCGACGACCCCTCCGCGGTCTGTGCCGTCGCCGCCGACCACCCGCAGGTCTCGGGCGTCTCGCACGTCTCGACGGCCGACGACGCGGCGCTGTTCGAGTTCACCGTCTCGGACCCGCCCGTCGTCTCCGTCGTCGCCGACCGGGGCGCACAGACCGGCGACATTCTGGTCGAACCCGGCCAGGCGACGGTGACCGTCGCGCTCCCGGCGTCGATGGAGACGCGGAGCGTGGTCGAGCAGGTCCGGGACCGGTACCCGGAGACGGAACTGCTCTCCGTGCGGGAACGGGACGAGCCACCGGTCTCCCGGCAGGCATTCATCGCAAACGTCGAGGACCGACTGACCAATCGCCAGCTAACGGCGCTCCGGAAAGGGTTTCTCGGCGGCTTCTTCGACTGGCCGCGCGACGTCTCCGGCGAGCAACTGGCCGAGTCGATGGATATCTGCCCATCGACGTTCCACCAGCACCTCCGTGCTGGTGAGCGAAAGTTATTGGAAGAAGTGTTCGAAAACTGGTAA
- a CDS encoding phytoene/squalene synthase family protein yields MHSDNIQTSKSIQQETGRTFHLATRLLPERIRHPTYVMYAFFRVADEVVDQPDGPPPTVQHEQLEVIREAALGNIDPAETDHEAVMAAFQDLAERHDISEETINVFIDAMEMDIAQARYETFEDLREYMRGSAVAVGHMMTEVMDPPQKDEALPHATALAEAFQLSNFLRDVREDIHDYGRVYLPQETLDRHGVTEEQLADAEVDDAFRAVMQEELARTDELYREGVAGIRYLPEDCQFGVLLAAVLYADHHRLIRDRGYDVLTETPDLTRRRRLWLLARTWWHWRRNGDPEATFYTVSAVSERGPGETPTDAHSHGQPTWRG; encoded by the coding sequence ATGCACTCCGATAACATTCAAACGAGCAAATCGATACAGCAGGAAACCGGACGGACGTTCCACCTTGCGACACGTCTGCTTCCGGAACGTATCCGCCACCCGACGTACGTCATGTACGCGTTCTTCCGGGTCGCGGACGAGGTCGTTGACCAGCCGGACGGCCCGCCACCGACCGTCCAGCACGAGCAACTGGAGGTGATTCGCGAGGCCGCGCTCGGGAACATCGACCCGGCTGAAACAGACCACGAGGCGGTCATGGCGGCGTTTCAGGATCTCGCCGAGCGTCACGACATCTCCGAGGAAACGATCAATGTCTTCATCGACGCGATGGAGATGGATATCGCACAGGCCCGCTACGAGACGTTCGAGGACCTCCGCGAGTACATGCGTGGCTCCGCCGTCGCGGTCGGGCACATGATGACAGAGGTGATGGATCCGCCACAGAAGGACGAGGCGTTGCCCCACGCAACGGCGCTGGCAGAGGCGTTTCAGCTCTCGAACTTCCTGCGAGATGTCCGCGAGGACATCCACGACTACGGGCGGGTGTACCTCCCACAGGAGACGCTTGACCGCCACGGTGTCACCGAAGAGCAACTGGCCGACGCCGAAGTCGACGACGCCTTTCGCGCCGTGATGCAGGAGGAACTGGCCCGGACCGACGAACTGTACCGCGAGGGCGTCGCCGGTATCCGGTACCTGCCAGAGGACTGCCAGTTCGGCGTGTTGCTGGCCGCAGTCCTGTACGCCGACCACCACCGGCTCATTCGCGACCGCGGCTACGACGTGCTGACGGAGACGCCGGACCTCACCCGCCGCCGCCGGCTTTGGCTTCTCGCCCGCACGTGGTGGCACTGGCGGCGCAACGGCGACCCCGAAGCGACGTTTTACACCGTGAGCGCGGTCTCCGAGCGCGGCCCCGGCGAGACGCCGACAGACGCTCACAGCCACGGGCAGCCCACGTGGCGTGGATGA
- a CDS encoding lycopene cyclase domain-containing protein, which translates to MLPTPTYLQFHALLVVPVVAGLVLTATYRLGSRRDVLTATAILTGLALVYTTPWDGALIRRGVWWYGDGAVLVRFWSIPLGEYLFFVLQTAMVGLWVARFRVDTERSLATPLRTRLVGLAAALAVILFGLVLLRSDSGLYLGSLLVWSGPILAIQWLFGWHYLVGEWRTVGLATLVPTAYLCGIDSIAIRLGVWTISKQYTTGYTIPLLDLPIEEAVFFLLTTLFVVQGVVLYVWLIDRWK; encoded by the coding sequence ATGTTGCCCACGCCCACGTATCTCCAGTTCCACGCCCTGTTGGTGGTCCCGGTGGTGGCCGGACTGGTACTGACGGCCACCTACCGCCTCGGGAGCCGCCGGGACGTACTCACAGCAACGGCCATACTCACAGGCTTGGCGCTCGTCTACACGACGCCGTGGGACGGCGCGCTCATCCGGCGCGGCGTCTGGTGGTACGGCGACGGGGCCGTACTCGTGCGATTCTGGTCGATTCCACTCGGCGAGTACCTCTTTTTCGTCCTGCAGACCGCGATGGTGGGGCTGTGGGTGGCCCGGTTTCGGGTGGACACGGAGCGCTCGCTGGCGACGCCGCTACGAACGCGGCTCGTCGGGCTTGCCGCCGCACTCGCCGTCATTTTGTTCGGCCTCGTGCTCCTGCGCTCTGACTCAGGGCTGTATCTCGGGTCGCTGCTGGTCTGGAGCGGACCGATCCTCGCCATTCAGTGGCTGTTCGGGTGGCACTACCTCGTCGGCGAGTGGCGCACAGTCGGCCTCGCGACGCTGGTCCCGACGGCCTATCTCTGTGGCATCGACAGCATCGCCATTCGGCTCGGTGTCTGGACCATCTCGAAACAGTACACGACCGGCTACACGATTCCCCTGCTCGACCTGCCGATTGAGGAGGCAGTCTTCTTCCTGCTGACGACGCTGTTCGTCGTACAGGGGGTCGTACTCTACGTCTGGCTCATCGACAGATGGAAGTGA
- a CDS encoding Brp/Blh family beta-carotene 15,15'-dioxygenase — MEVTYRTAVEPSVRYRVALIPGWIASLAVVAPVLAGVSIPPALQYAPLVVSAVLLGLPHGAVDHLAVARTRGQRPDWRAIARVFALYGVVGGAYAVAWFLAPAAAFVLFIAVTWFHWGQGDLYALRALADADHLRSVPQRIGTVLIRGGLPMLVPLLAFPDWYRRVATDLVSLFAPGAVAAIGWAFRTDVRTALAVAYGALVVATLAVGFARADARRPWLLDAGETLGLVAYFALVPPVLAIGVYFCLWHSLRHVVRLLLVDDDATAALENRDPAAALARFARDAAPLTAASLALLGGLYFLVPNPPGSVPEWVALYLVFIAVVTLPHVVVVSIMDREQGVWV; from the coding sequence ATGGAAGTGACTTACCGCACCGCCGTCGAGCCGTCGGTTCGCTACCGGGTCGCCCTGATTCCCGGCTGGATTGCCAGTCTTGCCGTCGTCGCGCCGGTCCTCGCTGGAGTCTCGATACCGCCCGCGCTCCAGTATGCCCCGCTGGTCGTCAGTGCCGTCCTGCTCGGCCTGCCCCACGGTGCGGTCGACCACCTCGCGGTCGCACGCACCCGCGGGCAGCGCCCGGACTGGCGGGCCATCGCCCGCGTGTTCGCGCTCTACGGCGTCGTCGGCGGAGCCTACGCCGTCGCCTGGTTCCTCGCGCCCGCGGCGGCCTTTGTCCTGTTCATCGCGGTGACGTGGTTCCACTGGGGGCAAGGTGACCTGTACGCGCTGCGTGCGCTGGCCGACGCTGACCACCTCCGGTCGGTACCCCAGCGAATCGGCACCGTTCTGATTCGCGGCGGCCTGCCGATGCTGGTCCCGTTGCTCGCCTTCCCTGACTGGTATCGCCGCGTTGCAACCGATTTGGTGTCGCTGTTCGCGCCCGGTGCCGTGGCGGCTATCGGCTGGGCGTTCCGGACGGACGTGCGAACCGCGCTCGCCGTCGCCTACGGCGCGCTCGTCGTGGCGACGCTTGCCGTCGGGTTCGCCCGCGCCGACGCCCGTCGGCCGTGGCTGCTCGACGCCGGTGAGACGCTGGGGCTGGTCGCGTACTTCGCGCTTGTCCCGCCGGTGCTGGCCATCGGCGTGTACTTCTGTCTCTGGCACTCGCTGCGCCACGTCGTTCGCCTGCTGCTGGTCGACGACGACGCCACTGCCGCGCTCGAAAACCGCGACCCAGCGGCGGCGCTGGCCCGATTCGCTCGCGACGCCGCACCGCTGACCGCCGCCTCGCTCGCCCTGCTCGGCGGGCTGTACTTTCTGGTCCCGAATCCGCCGGGGTCCGTTCCGGAGTGGGTCGCCCTGTATCTGGTGTTCATCGCTGTCGTCACGCTGCCCCACGTCGTGGTGGTCAGTATCATGGACCGCGAACAGGGCGTCTGGGTGTAG
- a CDS encoding 50S ribosomal protein L15e has product MARSAYSYIRDAWKNPGDGQLAELQWQRQQEWRDEGAVERIERPTRLDKARSQGYKAKQGVVVARVSVRKGSARKQRHKAGRRSKRQGVTRITRRKDIQRVAEERASRTFPNLRVLNSYSVGQDGRQKWHEVILIDPNHPAIQNDDDLSWICADDQADRVFRGLTGAGRRNRGLGGKGKGSEKTRPSLRSNRGKGK; this is encoded by the coding sequence ATGGCACGAAGCGCATATTCGTACATTCGAGACGCCTGGAAGAACCCGGGCGACGGACAGCTCGCAGAACTACAGTGGCAGCGCCAGCAGGAGTGGCGCGACGAAGGGGCCGTCGAGCGCATCGAGCGCCCGACCCGCCTCGACAAGGCTCGCTCGCAGGGCTACAAGGCGAAACAGGGCGTCGTCGTCGCCCGCGTCTCAGTCCGGAAGGGCAGCGCACGCAAACAGCGACACAAGGCCGGTCGCCGCTCCAAGCGTCAGGGTGTCACGCGCATCACCCGCCGGAAGGACATCCAGCGCGTCGCCGAGGAACGCGCCTCCCGTACCTTCCCGAACCTGCGCGTGCTCAACAGCTACTCCGTCGGTCAGGACGGCCGCCAGAAGTGGCACGAAGTCATCCTCATCGACCCGAACCACCCGGCCATCCAGAACGACGACGACCTGTCGTGGATCTGTGCCGACGACCAGGCCGACCGCGTCTTCCGCGGCCTGACCGGTGCCGGCCGCCGCAACCGCGGCCTCGGCGGCAAGGGCAAGGGCAGTGAGAAGACCCGGCCGTCGCTGCGCAGCAACCGCGGCAAGGGCAAGTAA
- a CDS encoding aldehyde ferredoxin oxidoreductase family protein: MTDLGGFQDHVARIDLGDGNVAYEGIDEEDAKKYIGARGLGVKYVFDQGPDVDPLGPDNLLAFMNGPLTGTQVTMSGRIAICTKSPLTGTVTDSHHGGWSGARLKWSGFDGLLFEGQADEPVYALVEDGEVELRDASHLWGQGVHDTIDDLEAEIEGGSLGKNLSVMAIGQGGENEVKYACIVNEDDRASGRGGTGCVMGNKNLKAVVVKSSTRMPKPKDQETFQEGHKQAMQVIQESDVTAPNEGGLSMYGTNVLMNLTEEMDGLPTKNAKYSSTRSYSDAEGDGERIIDSENVSGENVRENILVDEPTCHSCPVACKKEVEVQAMHKGEEMNVRTESYEYESAWALGPNSGHVERDKIAVMLERCNDVGVDTIDVGNTMAMAMEMTEEGKLDDLGDGLDWGDADTMIDMIDMIAHRETELADHLAEGPDHLAEEFDAHTNSLAVKGQTMAAYDPRCMKGMAIGYATSNRGACHLRGYTPAAEILGIPEKVDPREWEGKGELCATFQDLHAISDSFDICKFNAFAEGIEEYVLQYNGMTGLDVSEEELMEAGERIYNLERYYNNLAGFDGSDDDLPNRFVEGDEHAMPAQGGSEGELAELSKMKDEYYEVRDWENGVVPDEKLDELGIDIGPGTGVSSGGAAAPSDD; this comes from the coding sequence ATGACAGACCTTGGTGGCTTTCAGGACCATGTGGCGCGAATCGACCTTGGGGACGGGAACGTAGCCTACGAAGGTATTGACGAAGAAGACGCGAAAAAGTATATCGGTGCGCGAGGGCTCGGCGTGAAATACGTCTTCGATCAGGGGCCAGACGTGGACCCGCTGGGGCCGGACAACCTGCTGGCGTTCATGAACGGGCCGCTGACGGGGACACAGGTGACGATGAGCGGGCGTATCGCCATCTGTACGAAGTCGCCGCTGACGGGGACGGTCACTGATTCTCACCACGGCGGCTGGTCGGGGGCGCGGCTGAAGTGGTCGGGCTTCGACGGACTGCTGTTCGAAGGGCAGGCTGACGAGCCGGTGTACGCGCTCGTCGAAGACGGCGAGGTGGAACTGCGCGATGCCTCGCACCTCTGGGGCCAGGGCGTCCACGACACCATCGACGACCTCGAAGCCGAAATCGAGGGCGGCTCGCTGGGCAAGAATCTCTCCGTGATGGCCATCGGCCAGGGCGGCGAAAACGAGGTCAAATACGCCTGTATCGTCAACGAGGACGACCGCGCGTCGGGCCGCGGTGGCACCGGCTGTGTGATGGGCAACAAGAACCTCAAAGCCGTCGTCGTCAAGTCCAGCACCCGGATGCCCAAGCCGAAGGATCAGGAGACGTTCCAGGAGGGCCACAAGCAGGCGATGCAGGTAATCCAGGAATCCGACGTGACCGCGCCCAACGAGGGCGGCCTGTCGATGTACGGCACGAACGTCCTGATGAACCTCACGGAGGAGATGGACGGTCTCCCGACGAAGAACGCGAAGTACTCATCGACGCGGTCGTACTCGGACGCCGAGGGCGACGGCGAGCGCATCATCGACTCGGAGAACGTCTCCGGCGAGAACGTCCGGGAGAACATTCTGGTCGACGAGCCGACCTGTCACTCCTGTCCGGTCGCCTGCAAGAAGGAGGTCGAGGTGCAGGCGATGCACAAGGGCGAGGAGATGAACGTCCGCACCGAATCCTACGAGTACGAGTCCGCGTGGGCGCTCGGCCCGAACTCCGGCCACGTCGAACGCGACAAGATAGCCGTGATGCTCGAACGGTGTAACGACGTGGGCGTCGACACCATCGATGTCGGCAACACGATGGCGATGGCGATGGAGATGACCGAGGAGGGCAAACTCGACGACCTCGGCGACGGCCTGGACTGGGGCGACGCCGACACGATGATCGATATGATCGATATGATCGCCCACCGTGAGACTGAACTCGCGGACCACCTCGCCGAGGGGCCGGACCACCTCGCCGAGGAGTTCGACGCCCACACCAACTCCCTCGCGGTCAAGGGACAGACGATGGCCGCCTACGACCCGCGCTGCATGAAGGGGATGGCAATCGGCTACGCCACCTCGAACCGCGGCGCGTGTCACCTGCGCGGCTACACGCCGGCGGCCGAGATTCTCGGCATCCCGGAGAAGGTCGACCCGCGAGAGTGGGAGGGGAAAGGCGAGCTGTGTGCCACCTTCCAGGACCTCCACGCGATCAGTGACTCCTTCGACATCTGCAAGTTCAACGCCTTCGCCGAAGGCATCGAGGAGTACGTCCTGCAGTACAACGGCATGACCGGGCTGGACGTGAGTGAGGAAGAGCTGATGGAGGCCGGCGAGCGCATCTACAACCTCGAACGCTACTACAACAACCTCGCGGGCTTCGACGGGTCCGACGACGACCTGCCAAACCGGTTCGTCGAAGGCGACGAGCACGCGATGCCGGCGCAGGGCGGTTCCGAGGGCGAACTCGCGGAGCTCTCGAAGATGAAAGACGAGTACTACGAGGTGCGTGACTGGGAGAACGGTGTCGTTCCCGACGAGAAGCTCGACGAACTGGGTATCGACATCGGCCCCGGAACCGGCGTCAGTTCCGGCGGCGCAGCGGCACCGAGCGACGACTGA